The DNA region CGATTATTCCTTCACGACCGGCACGCCAGAGCTTTCCGGAATGTCAGACCCAGGGGCAATGTTATTTTCGAGCCGCTTAATTTTACGTTCAGCGCGCGCAAGAGAAACACGGACTTTTAGCCAGAACAGGCCACAAACCAGCCAGCCAATGGCAAAGCCGGCAGCAAATAAGACCGCTAACAGGCTCGAGACGCGATACTCACCCTGAGCCAGCAGATAGTTAAACGTCACCTGCTGATCGTTTTGTGCACCCAACGTGACTGAAATGACAAAAATCGCCAATACCAGTAAGAAAATGAGTAAATATTTCACATGACTTCCCGTTATGTGGTTCAAGCGAATAAAGTGTGTTCAACTTACCGCAATCAGCCTTATAAGCTACCATTTTAGCGACGGGCGCGAAACGGAAAAAGTGACGCGCCCGTCATGGATTTATGGGCAAAATACGGAATATCAACCGTCAGGCGCCCGTTTGGTCCCTTTCGGCTATTTCTTCTTTCTCTTCTGGCGGTGGCGTTAGCGGTCCACAGAATCGTTCAGCAAGCCAGGTCGCCAGCGTCACCAGCAGCCATGAGATCAGCGTGGCGACGACCAGGTCTCGCGGCCAGTGCATCCCCAGCAGCAAGCGGCTACCCATAACGCCCGTCGCCCAAGCCAGTAAAATCACGAGCGTTACCGTTCGACGCCTTGGCCAAAGCAGCCCGACGCCCAGCAGCGCCCAGCTGGCCGCAAACATGGTGTGACCGGAAGGAAACGCGAAACCCGTCTCTTTCTGCCAGTGTTTACGCAAGAATGTCGGGATATCCTGCTGTTCCGCAAGCTGTTCTTTCACCAGCGCACCGCGATCTTTACGCTTTAAAGTGTAGAACTCATCCACGGGAACATGATGCGTTTTTTCCAGCCAGACGACAAAAGGACGCGGCTCCTGAACGCGATCTTTCACCCAGGACTTCACGCCCTGACCGACGAGAATAGCGCCGCCGAGGATCGCAAAGAGCATCAGCGCCGCGCGCAGACGAAAGCGCAGGCACCACAGAAACCAGGCGCAGAGGAGTACATGGGTAATAATTCCCCAGGGCTGGGTGACCGTTTCTGTTATCCAGTATAACGTTTTCAGCCACATGGCGTTTTGCCCGGGCTGCCACATCCAGCCTGAAAGCCATACGGCCAGGGGCATAATCAGTAAAATGGCCGCACCTGCTGCCGTACGTCTGGCGATTGAAAGCATGTCTTCTCCTTTTTTGCTAAGCGTCACAATCATAACTGAAATTCCGCTGCCGGGTGGAGATGTCGGATCGTGCGTTTAACGTTCATATAGCATGGTGCCCATTAGGCGAATCTGCTGAGCTTGTGGCAAAATGAGTTGATACAGAAAGCAAAACAGGGCAAAGGCACGAAACGTGTCAGCCCGGTCTGGAGAATCACATGCAGCTTAAACGTGTGGCAGAAGCCAAACTGCCAACCCCATGGGGCGATTTCCTGATGGTGGGTTTTGAAGAACTGGCAACCGGACAGGATCATGTCGCGCTGGTGTATGGCGACATTTCAGGGCAGACGCCGGTTCTGTCCCGCGTCCATTCAGAGTGTCTTACCGGCGATGCGCTGTTCAGCCTGCGCTGTGATTGTGGTTTCCAGCTTGAAGCCGCCCTGTCTCATATCGCAGAAGAAGGTCGCGGCGTGCTGCTTTATCACCGCCAGGAAGGCCGTAACATTGGTTTGCTGAATAAAATTCGCGCCTACGCGCTGCAGGATCAGGGCTACGATACGGTTGAGGCAAACCACCAGCTCGGCTTTGCCGCCGATGAACGCGACTTTACCCTGTGCGCGGACATGTTCAAGCTGCTGGGCGTGGACGAGGTTCGTCTGCTGACGAACAACCCGAAAAAAGTGGAGATCCTTACCGAAGCGGGGATCAACATCGTCGAGCGCGTACCGCTGATTGTTGGCCGCAACCCGAAAAACGCCCACTATCTTGATACTAAAGCTGCCAAGATGGGCCATCTGCTGAAAGAGTGAAAGTAAAAAGCCCGGCATAAACGCCGGGCTTTTTTATCAATCGAGCATCTTACGAATCACATAATGTAAAATGCCGTCGTTCTGGTAGTAGGTCAATTCGGTTGCCGTATCAATACGGCAGCGGCAGTCCAGCACCTCGGTTTTCCCGTCTGCCCGCGTTAATTTCACCGGCACCGTTTTACCCGGCTGCAGGTTTTGCAGACCGTTAATCTCAATCTGCTCTTCCCCGGTCAGCCCCAGCGTTTTACGCGTTACGCCCTGCGGGAACTCAAGCGGCAGGATCCCCATACCGATCAGATTCGAGCGGTGAATACGTTCGAACGATTCGGCGATGACCACGCGCACGCCTAGCAGACGCGGACCTTTCGCCGCCCAGTCGCGGCTGGAGCCGGAACCGTACTCTTTCCCGGCGATCACCGCCAGCGGCGTGCCTTCCTGTTGGTATTTAACCGCCGCATCATAAATCGACACGACCTCCGTCCCCGGCAGATGGCGCGTCATGCCCCCCTCTACGCCCGGCACCATTTCGTTACGAATGCGGATGTTGGCGAACGTGCCGCGCATCATGACTTCATGGTTGCCGCGACGCGAGCCGTAGGAGTTAAAATCACGGCGTTCGACGCCCCGGTTTTGCAGATAGCGCCCTGCCGGGCTATCGGCTTTGATACTCCCCGCCGGAGAGATGTGGTCAGTGGTGACGGAATCCCCCAGCATCGCCAGTATGCGCGCGCCGTGGATGTCCTTAAGCGGAGCCGGCTCGGCCAGCATCTCATCAAAGAACGGCGACAGACGAATATAGGTCGAGTCATCCTGCCAGTCATAGGTATCGGAGCCCACCACGTTGATGGTTTTCCATTCCGGCGTGCCTTCAAAGACTTCCGCATACTCTTTGCGGAACATCTCGGTTGAGACCTTTTCAACCGCCAGCGCGATTTCACGCGAAGAGGGCCAAATATCCTTCAGGTAGACAGGGTCATTCTTACGGTCGTGACCAATCGGATCGGTCACCAGGTTGATATTCATGTTCCCAGCCAGGGCGTAAGCGACCACCAGCGGCGGCGAGGCAAGCCAGTTGGTTTTCACCAGCGGGTGAATGCGCCCTTCAAAGTTACGGTTGCCGGAGAGAACCGCGCCTACCGTCAAATCCCCCTGCTTAATCGCCGTTTCAATGGGCTCAGGCAGCGGACCGGAGTTACCGATACAGGTCGTACAGCCGTAGCCCACGAGGTTAAAGCCCAGCTCGTCAAGGTACGGCGTTAGTTTGGCCTGGGCCAGGTAATCCGATACCACTTTGGAGCCCGGCGCCAGCGAAGCCTTGACCCAAGGCTGAGGTTTTAGCCCAAGCTCTACCGCCTTTTTCGCCAGCAGACCGGCCGCCATTAATACGCTGGGGTTTGAGGTGTT from Enterobacter chengduensis includes:
- the acnA gene encoding aconitate hydratase AcnA, which codes for MSLTLREASKDTLQAENKTWHYYSLPLAAKTLGDISRLPKSLKVLLENLLRWQDGDSVTLDDIKALAGWLEHAHADREIAYRPARVLMQDFTGVPAVVDLAAMREAVKRLGGDTAKVNPLSPVDLVIDHSVTVDHFGDDDAFGENVRLEMERNHERYVFLKWGQQAFSRFSVVPPGTGICHQVNLEYLGKAVWSELQDKEWVAYPDTLVGTDSHTTMINGLGVLGWGVGGIEAEAAMLGQPVSMLIPDVVGFKLTGKLSEGITATDLVLTVTQMLRKHGVVGKFVEFYGDGLDSLPLADRATIANMAPEYGATCGFFPIDDVTLEYMRLSGRSEEQVALVEAYTKAQGMWRNSGDEPVFTSTLELDMGSVEASLAGPKRPQDRVALSDVPKAFAASNALEVNVAQKDHRPVDYVLNGQQYQLPDGAVVIAAITSCTNTSNPSVLMAAGLLAKKAVELGLKPQPWVKASLAPGSKVVSDYLAQAKLTPYLDELGFNLVGYGCTTCIGNSGPLPEPIETAIKQGDLTVGAVLSGNRNFEGRIHPLVKTNWLASPPLVVAYALAGNMNINLVTDPIGHDRKNDPVYLKDIWPSSREIALAVEKVSTEMFRKEYAEVFEGTPEWKTINVVGSDTYDWQDDSTYIRLSPFFDEMLAEPAPLKDIHGARILAMLGDSVTTDHISPAGSIKADSPAGRYLQNRGVERRDFNSYGSRRGNHEVMMRGTFANIRIRNEMVPGVEGGMTRHLPGTEVVSIYDAAVKYQQEGTPLAVIAGKEYGSGSSRDWAAKGPRLLGVRVVIAESFERIHRSNLIGMGILPLEFPQGVTRKTLGLTGEEQIEINGLQNLQPGKTVPVKLTRADGKTEVLDCRCRIDTATELTYYQNDGILHYVIRKMLD
- the pgpB gene encoding phosphatidylglycerophosphatase B, translated to MLSIARRTAAGAAILLIMPLAVWLSGWMWQPGQNAMWLKTLYWITETVTQPWGIITHVLLCAWFLWCLRFRLRAALMLFAILGGAILVGQGVKSWVKDRVQEPRPFVVWLEKTHHVPVDEFYTLKRKDRGALVKEQLAEQQDIPTFLRKHWQKETGFAFPSGHTMFAASWALLGVGLLWPRRRTVTLVILLAWATGVMGSRLLLGMHWPRDLVVATLISWLLVTLATWLAERFCGPLTPPPEEKEEIAERDQTGA
- a CDS encoding LapA family protein; this encodes MKYLLIFLLVLAIFVISVTLGAQNDQQVTFNYLLAQGEYRVSSLLAVLFAAGFAIGWLVCGLFWLKVRVSLARAERKIKRLENNIAPGSDIPESSGVPVVKE
- the ribA gene encoding GTP cyclohydrolase II: MQLKRVAEAKLPTPWGDFLMVGFEELATGQDHVALVYGDISGQTPVLSRVHSECLTGDALFSLRCDCGFQLEAALSHIAEEGRGVLLYHRQEGRNIGLLNKIRAYALQDQGYDTVEANHQLGFAADERDFTLCADMFKLLGVDEVRLLTNNPKKVEILTEAGINIVERVPLIVGRNPKNAHYLDTKAAKMGHLLKE